The following proteins are co-located in the Polymorphospora rubra genome:
- a CDS encoding nucleoside deaminase, which translates to MRRALAVAGTGPDAGAGRVVGGVPGDREGDVPVGAVVYGPDGTELAVGRNERELTGDPTAHAEVLALRRAAAHLGAWRLDGCTLVVTLEPCTMCAGALVLARVSTVVFGAWEPKTGAVGSLWDVVRDRRLNHRPTVYAGVLEPECATLLRTFFR; encoded by the coding sequence ATGCGTCGCGCCCTGGCGGTCGCCGGCACCGGCCCGGATGCCGGTGCCGGCCGCGTCGTCGGTGGGGTGCCGGGGGACCGTGAGGGCGACGTGCCGGTCGGTGCGGTCGTCTACGGGCCGGACGGCACCGAACTCGCCGTCGGTCGTAACGAGCGGGAACTGACCGGTGACCCGACCGCGCACGCCGAGGTGCTCGCGTTGCGCCGGGCCGCCGCCCACCTCGGCGCCTGGCGGCTGGACGGCTGCACGCTGGTGGTGACACTGGAGCCGTGCACGATGTGTGCGGGTGCGTTGGTGCTGGCCCGGGTGTCCACAGTGGTCTTCGGCGCCTGGGAGCCGAAGACGGGTGCGGTCGGCTCGCTCTGGGACGTGGTCCGGGACCGCCGCCTCAACCACCGCCCGACGGTCTACGCCGGCGTCCTCGAACCGGAGTGCGCCACCCTCCTCCGCACCTTCTTCCGCTGA
- a CDS encoding tRNA adenosine deaminase-associated protein — MAYFAAAVTRGSTGWATAELDLAGVSDIEEVAEQLRDVDPDADVSLLFVEADDAYLAILRLDAGEDLRIFGSDSAFAEESRLGALLVGDLKTPALEFDEVLTGAGTTASTTGSDQPAADPDADPVGDADLLADLGVPAQRMLVLCAHEGMLPADVTAEVCQAIGCGDEVEELREA, encoded by the coding sequence GTGGCGTACTTCGCTGCTGCCGTCACGCGTGGCTCGACCGGATGGGCCACCGCGGAACTCGACCTCGCCGGTGTGTCTGACATCGAGGAGGTCGCGGAACAGTTGCGCGACGTCGACCCGGACGCGGACGTCTCACTGCTCTTCGTCGAGGCGGACGACGCCTATCTCGCCATCCTGCGTCTCGACGCCGGCGAGGACCTGCGGATCTTCGGCTCGGACTCGGCCTTCGCCGAGGAGTCCCGGCTCGGCGCGCTGCTCGTCGGCGACCTCAAGACCCCCGCTCTGGAGTTCGACGAGGTGCTGACCGGAGCGGGCACCACCGCGTCCACCACCGGCTCCGACCAGCCGGCCGCTGATCCCGACGCAGACCCGGTCGGCGACGCCGACCTGCTCGCCGACCTGGGCGTACCGGCGCAGCGGATGCTGGTTCTCTGCGCGCACGAGGGCATGCTCCCCGCCGACGTGACGGCCGAGGTGTGCCAGGCGATCGGCTGCGGCGACGAGGTCGAGGAGCTACGCGAAGCGTGA